A window of the Bufo gargarizans isolate SCDJY-AF-19 chromosome 1, ASM1485885v1, whole genome shotgun sequence genome harbors these coding sequences:
- the ZBTB7C gene encoding zinc finger and BTB domain-containing protein 7C isoform X2, protein MASGEEDLIGIPFPNHSSDILCGLNQQRHDGFLCDVILIIQDQEYRTHRSVLAACSKYFKKLFTTASVVDQPYIYEIDFVKPEAFSAILEFAYTSTLTITTSNVRHILDAAEMLEIQCIINVCLEILEAPREGEEEEEEKEEDDDEDDDEDEEDTKDFVNQENQIDIQESSCHQSPSASDHPEETYHGSQKDLPTQYSSTHNSSGHQSAVKDFSIESLLSEDSHPKNTLSDKRPTISHFLPGFFPQLWNGDLTAFSQLQEQQNDIGPLNLVIKDKKIKEEETDEIPALPFPTDFFKDTILDHSSKHFGQIKAEMDYSAYLSFLSAAHLGMFPPWPLEEERKIKPKASQQCPICHKVIMGAGKLPRHMRTHTGEKPYMCNICEVRFTRQDKLKIHMRKHTGERPYLCIHCNAKFVHNYDLKNHMRIHTGIRPYQCEFCYKSFTRSDHLHRHIKRQSCRMSRPRRGRKPAYWRTSSLLFARNNRPEDEAFVMVPPSLESGGNHRANGTIGVPGPSPKHLLEEPKNILNLQDLDKQYEDSQLKLLERTRLEADRHSGLYTFSLAHNENISPQPFFVGAGDPWNMTLNHAPLSDPSN, encoded by the exons ATGGCAAGTGGTGAGGAAGATCTGATCGGTATTCCATTTCCTAATCACAGCAGTGACATCCTATGTGGACTCAATCAACAGCGACATGATGGCTTcctctgtgatgtcatccttATCATCCAGGACCAAGAGTACCGGACGCACCGATCCGTTCTAGCAGCCTGCAGCAAATATTTCAAGAAGCTTTTCACCACTGCATCAGTGGTTGACCAGCCATACATTTATGAGATTGACTTTGTTAAACCAGAAGCATTTTCTGCCATATTGGAATTTGCTTACACATCCACGCTAACGATCACCACGTCCAATGTCAGACATATCCTGGACGCAGCTGAGATGTTGGAGATCCAGTGTATCATCAATGTCTGCCTGGAAATCCTGGAGGCACCAAGAGaaggggaagaggaagaggaggagaaggaagaagatGATGATGAAGATGACGATGAGGATGAAGAAGACACAAAAGACTTTGTCAACCAGGAGAACCAAATCGATATTCAGGAAAGCAGCTGTCACCAAAGCCCTTCTGCATCTGACCATCCAGAAGAGACCTACCATGGATCTCAAAAGGACTTACCAACCCAATACTCTTCCACTCATAATTCTTCTGGCCACCAAAGTGCTGTCAAGGACTTCTCCATCGAGTCTTTGTTAAGTGAAGACTCCCATCCCAAAAACACCTTGTCGGACAAAAGACCAACCATTTCACATTTTCTTCCAGGCTTCTTTCCACAGCTTTGGAATGGAGATCTGACAGCCTTTTCCCAACTCCAAGAGCAGCAGAACGATATCGGACCTCTAAATCTTGTCAtcaaagataaaaaaattaaggAGGAGGAGACCGATGAGATACCTGCTCTGCCCTTTCCCACTGATTTCTTCAAAGACACAATCCTGGACCATTCCTCCAAACACTTTGGGCAGATCAAGGCAGAAATGGACTACAGTGCTTACCTTAGTTTTCTTAGCGCTGCTCACTTGGGTATGTTCCCACCATGGCCTTTGGAAGAAGAGAGAAAAATAAAGCCAAAGGCTTCCCAACAATGTCCAATCTGTCATAAAGTCATCATGGGAGCTGGAAAACTTCCAAGACACATGAGGacgcacacaggagagaagccatatatGTGTAATATCTGTGAGGTCCGATTCACCAG GCAGGACAAGCTGAAGATCCATATGCGGAAACATACCGGGGAGCGGCCATATTTGTGCATCCACTGCAACGCTAAATTTGTCCATAACTATGACCTCAAGAACCACATGCGCATCCACACAGGGATCCGGCCCTACCAGTGCGAGTTTTGCTACAAAAGCTTCACCAGGTCCGATCACCTCCACCGTCACATCAAGAGGCAGAGCTGTCGAATGTCCAGGCCCAGAAGAGGCAGGAAGCCAGCCTACTGGAGAACCTCCAGTCTACTGTTTGCCCGCAACAACCGTCCGGAAGACGAGGCCTTTGTCATGGTGCCGCCAAGCCTGGAGAGTGGCGGTAACCACAGGGCCAATGGGACTATCGGTGTACCAGGGCCTAGCCCAAAACATCTACTTGAAGAACCTAAAAACATTCTAAATTTGCAAGACTTGGACAAACAATATGAGGACTCTCAACTGAAGCTGCTGGAGAGAACGCGTTTGGAGGCGGACAGACATAGCGGACTGTACACGTTTTCTTTGGCACACAATGAGAATATCTCCCCTCAGCCGTTTTTTGTCGGCGCCGGTGACCCTTGGAATATGACTTTGAATCATGCTCCACTTTCTGATCCTAGTAACTAG
- the ZBTB7C gene encoding zinc finger and BTB domain-containing protein 7C isoform X1: MKTQGITHENMASGEEDLIGIPFPNHSSDILCGLNQQRHDGFLCDVILIIQDQEYRTHRSVLAACSKYFKKLFTTASVVDQPYIYEIDFVKPEAFSAILEFAYTSTLTITTSNVRHILDAAEMLEIQCIINVCLEILEAPREGEEEEEEKEEDDDEDDDEDEEDTKDFVNQENQIDIQESSCHQSPSASDHPEETYHGSQKDLPTQYSSTHNSSGHQSAVKDFSIESLLSEDSHPKNTLSDKRPTISHFLPGFFPQLWNGDLTAFSQLQEQQNDIGPLNLVIKDKKIKEEETDEIPALPFPTDFFKDTILDHSSKHFGQIKAEMDYSAYLSFLSAAHLGMFPPWPLEEERKIKPKASQQCPICHKVIMGAGKLPRHMRTHTGEKPYMCNICEVRFTRQDKLKIHMRKHTGERPYLCIHCNAKFVHNYDLKNHMRIHTGIRPYQCEFCYKSFTRSDHLHRHIKRQSCRMSRPRRGRKPAYWRTSSLLFARNNRPEDEAFVMVPPSLESGGNHRANGTIGVPGPSPKHLLEEPKNILNLQDLDKQYEDSQLKLLERTRLEADRHSGLYTFSLAHNENISPQPFFVGAGDPWNMTLNHAPLSDPSN; the protein is encoded by the exons GATCACTCATGAGAACATGGCAAGTGGTGAGGAAGATCTGATCGGTATTCCATTTCCTAATCACAGCAGTGACATCCTATGTGGACTCAATCAACAGCGACATGATGGCTTcctctgtgatgtcatccttATCATCCAGGACCAAGAGTACCGGACGCACCGATCCGTTCTAGCAGCCTGCAGCAAATATTTCAAGAAGCTTTTCACCACTGCATCAGTGGTTGACCAGCCATACATTTATGAGATTGACTTTGTTAAACCAGAAGCATTTTCTGCCATATTGGAATTTGCTTACACATCCACGCTAACGATCACCACGTCCAATGTCAGACATATCCTGGACGCAGCTGAGATGTTGGAGATCCAGTGTATCATCAATGTCTGCCTGGAAATCCTGGAGGCACCAAGAGaaggggaagaggaagaggaggagaaggaagaagatGATGATGAAGATGACGATGAGGATGAAGAAGACACAAAAGACTTTGTCAACCAGGAGAACCAAATCGATATTCAGGAAAGCAGCTGTCACCAAAGCCCTTCTGCATCTGACCATCCAGAAGAGACCTACCATGGATCTCAAAAGGACTTACCAACCCAATACTCTTCCACTCATAATTCTTCTGGCCACCAAAGTGCTGTCAAGGACTTCTCCATCGAGTCTTTGTTAAGTGAAGACTCCCATCCCAAAAACACCTTGTCGGACAAAAGACCAACCATTTCACATTTTCTTCCAGGCTTCTTTCCACAGCTTTGGAATGGAGATCTGACAGCCTTTTCCCAACTCCAAGAGCAGCAGAACGATATCGGACCTCTAAATCTTGTCAtcaaagataaaaaaattaaggAGGAGGAGACCGATGAGATACCTGCTCTGCCCTTTCCCACTGATTTCTTCAAAGACACAATCCTGGACCATTCCTCCAAACACTTTGGGCAGATCAAGGCAGAAATGGACTACAGTGCTTACCTTAGTTTTCTTAGCGCTGCTCACTTGGGTATGTTCCCACCATGGCCTTTGGAAGAAGAGAGAAAAATAAAGCCAAAGGCTTCCCAACAATGTCCAATCTGTCATAAAGTCATCATGGGAGCTGGAAAACTTCCAAGACACATGAGGacgcacacaggagagaagccatatatGTGTAATATCTGTGAGGTCCGATTCACCAG GCAGGACAAGCTGAAGATCCATATGCGGAAACATACCGGGGAGCGGCCATATTTGTGCATCCACTGCAACGCTAAATTTGTCCATAACTATGACCTCAAGAACCACATGCGCATCCACACAGGGATCCGGCCCTACCAGTGCGAGTTTTGCTACAAAAGCTTCACCAGGTCCGATCACCTCCACCGTCACATCAAGAGGCAGAGCTGTCGAATGTCCAGGCCCAGAAGAGGCAGGAAGCCAGCCTACTGGAGAACCTCCAGTCTACTGTTTGCCCGCAACAACCGTCCGGAAGACGAGGCCTTTGTCATGGTGCCGCCAAGCCTGGAGAGTGGCGGTAACCACAGGGCCAATGGGACTATCGGTGTACCAGGGCCTAGCCCAAAACATCTACTTGAAGAACCTAAAAACATTCTAAATTTGCAAGACTTGGACAAACAATATGAGGACTCTCAACTGAAGCTGCTGGAGAGAACGCGTTTGGAGGCGGACAGACATAGCGGACTGTACACGTTTTCTTTGGCACACAATGAGAATATCTCCCCTCAGCCGTTTTTTGTCGGCGCCGGTGACCCTTGGAATATGACTTTGAATCATGCTCCACTTTCTGATCCTAGTAACTAG